The window tctccctctcgcttttTTGTAATTGCAACACCCGCATGCGCTCCACCACATTTTTCTCCCCAACTTAGCATGACTTCTCCTGAAGGCATGTCTtggaaacaaaaacatgatgttAAAACCTAACCATCAAAGAAGTTTCAACAACCAATCAAAACTAAAATTGTGCTAACCTATATCTTCAACCGTCGCAAGTCTCAGTCACAAAAGCTAATCCTGAGTAACACATTTCGAACCTACACGTCAATCACTATTTAAAGATGCATTGACTGTACCGAAACTGTTACCACATTTCGAACCTACATGTCAACCACTATTTAAAGATGCATTGACTGTACCGAAACTATCAACACATTTCGAACCTACATGTCAACCACTATTTAAAGATGCATTGACTGTACCGAAACTATTACCTTAACAATGCTAACAAAGACTTCGACATGTTGATGATACAGatcaggaggtgggggggggggggggaattctcattgaataataaaagaaaaaatgaTCCCGAGGACAGAGAACAACGTACTGTCAAGGACGCTAAAAAattttttcacaacaaagtaacCTTAGAACATATTTACATGCCTAACCTGCACTAAACAATAGGCAACACAGAACAGCTGCTCCCCAACTTTACTTGAACCCACTCCCTAAGAATCCAATAATGTTTCCATGATCCGAAGGAACCGAGGGAGTACGTCAACTGCACGCGAATGCACTGTGCGGGGTTCCTTGTACAAGTTAGAGTGTTTGCCTGCTGTCCTTCTATTGCTCCTCCTTACTACCGGAGTCTCACTCTCACTTTCTGTCTCTGACCGTGAATCTGAGGTGCGGTCATCACCAACAACATCAGTTTTTGGTCGCTCATCAAAATTTGGCAAGACTACTGGGCGACGCCTAGGCGCTGGTACAGGTGCCTTACATTTTCTGACCTCATTTCTGTGTACTCTTTTCAACTCTCCGCCTTGAACGGGTTCTACAACAACCGGAGCACCATCTTCTTCTGGCACAACGCGTACTCTGTACTTTTCTGTTTTCCATGCGTCCTGTATTTTGTTACGGCCTAGCGGGTGATCACGCAACAAAACAACATCCCCGACGCTCAACTTTTCAGCGTGTACTTTCCGATCGTGCTTCAACTTGCGTTCGGATGCTGCCCTCTGCTGTTGTTTCTGTGCATGCTCTTGTGCTACACGCAACCGTTCCTGATGTTCATGAACCCAGTCAGTTACCGATACCGGTTTGTCTTCTTCCCGAATGCCTAACAGGAAATCAACCGGCAGTTTTGGTGCTTGGCCGAAAAGCAGCTGGTAAGGGCTGATGTGACATGAGGAGTGCGGTGTCACATTGTATGTGTAGACGAGTTCTGGCAAGTACTCAGGCCATTTGCGTTTTTTCTCGGGAGGCAGAGTACGCAAGTAATCATGCATCGTCCGATTGTACCGTTCACATTGGGCATTGCCCTGCGGATGGTATGGGGTTGTTCTGGATTTCTTGATCCCATACAAGGCGCACAACTCCTTGATGACTAACCCTTCAAAGTTTCTACCATTGTCGGAGTGTATCCGCGAAGGTATCCCGTACTGTTGAAACCAGTTTTTCACAAGGGCTTTGGCTACAGTGGTTGCTTTCTGATCACGTGTTGGTACGGCAACAGTAAACTTCGTAAACACATCCGTGATAACCAAAACATTTTCACGACCATCCGAGGCCTTGTCGAGGACTGTAAAGTCAATTGCCACAACCTCCAAGGGTCTTGTCGCTATCAAATGTCCCAAGGGCGCACGCGTTTTGATGTGAGGCATCTTGGCAACGTTACAACGCTCACACTGCTCAACCCAACGCCCTACATCGGCAAACATGCCTGGCCAATAGCATCTTTCTTGCAACAATCGGGCCGTCCTCTCCACCCCTTGGTGCCCCGAGGTATGAACACTCTCAAACACAGACTGGCGCAAAGGTTCTGGCAAAACCAACTGCAGCACTTTCTGTTCCGTATGTGGTGGAGTGACTTGGCGGAACAAAAGTCCGTCCTTCATAGTCAGTCTCTCCCATTGTCTCTTCAAAGTTACAAAATCGAGTCCTTTCCCTTCCACCTCCTTCCCGCTGGGACACTCTCCTCTTTTCACAAACTCTGCCATCAGTCTTATGGAAGTGTcttctttctgcattttttgcAGCTCTTCTACAGAGATGGATGGCAGGGACTGTGTGGCACCCAAATCTGACCCCGTTTTCTCTCCTGCCCTGGGCCTATCAACTTCATCATCTTCGCTCATCGACTCAGCACTCACACCCATCGCTAAAACCTTCTCCCATCCCGCAGAACCTAATTCTACTGGGACCGAGCTCCCTGTTTTGTACTCAGCTGGTACAACCTCGTCATCACTATCCTCTTCTCCTGGCTCTTGGCACAATGCTCTGGACAGCACATCTGCCGCCACATTTGATTTGCCACTTCGGTACTGAACCGTAAAGTCAAACGTAGCCAACTGGGCTACCCACCTCTGTTCTACTGCCCCAAGTTTAGCAGTTGTCAAGTACCTAAGGGGGTTGTTGTCTGTCAGAACAACAAACTGCGCACCCAGAAGATAACCCCTAAACTTCTCACAGATAGCCCACCTTAGAGCACCCAGTTCTAACCTCATAGAGCTGTAGTTCACAGGATTTTTCTCTCCTGGTCTAAGTGTGCGACTAGCGTATGCGATCACACGCTTCTTGCCTCCCTGTTCCTGTGTCAAGACAGCACCAAACCCATGCAAACTAGCATCAGTCTCAAGGATGAATGGTTTCGAATAATCAGCGTACCCCAAAACTGGCGTAGACGTGAGTGCGTCTTTAAGCCTATCGAATGCTTGTTGGCAGTCTGCTGTCCATCTTTCCCCTATCTCTACGTTTTTTCCACGTTTTCCAGCCCCATTCTGCGTCATCTGTCCCACTAGTGCATGGAGAGGGCCTGCCATCTTTGAAAATCCAGCCACAAATCTTCGATAGTATGAAGCGAACCCCAGAAATGACCTCAAATCTTTCAGTGACTTAGGTCTCGGCCAGTCTTTCACGACTTTgaccttttcttcttctgtggcAATTCCTTCACCCGACACGGTGTAGCCCAAGTACTGGACCGACCGCTGACATAAATGGCATTTTGATGGGTTCAATTTCAGGCCTAGCTCCCTGAGTCTGAGCAACACCTGTCGCAGTCTTTGCAAATGCTCTTCAAAAGTTTGACTGAACACCAACATGTCGTCCAAGTATACGATCAAGATTTGAAACAACAAATCGGACATCCCAGTGGACATGAGTCTCTGAAAGGTTTGGGGAGCTGTACACAAACCGAACGGCATCCGTTTGTACTCGTACAACCCGAAAGGCGTAGTGAATGCCGTTTTGTGTTGATCTTTTTCATCCATCGCGACCTGGTAATACCCAGACGCCAAATCAAGCGTCGTAAAGTAAGTCGCTCCGTGCAAGGCATCAAGAGTCTCATCAATACGTGGCAGTGGGTATGCGTCACGTCTTGTCTTAGCATTGAGCTTTCTATAGTCTACGCAGAGCCTCAGCTCACCGTTCTTTTTCCGTACAAGTACAATGGGTGCAGCATATGCACTACTACTGGGTTGGATAATATCCTTTTCCAATAGTTCTTGTatgtgtttcttcacttcaccTAGCTGAGTAGGTGGGATTCTACGAAAAGTCTGTGCTACTGGCACATCATCATCAGGGATGGTGTGCTTGACCTTGTTAGCAAATCCCAAATCCAAGTCATTCTGAATCAACGTATCAGAAAACTCTGCAAACAACTGTTGCagctgttctttttcttctggacTTGCATCACAGTCTGACAGAtcaatttctgttttctttgCACTAGGGGGTTTTGACTGACCCTGAGAAAAGGTTATTTCTCTGTCGGTTTCTGTGACCTCTACCGACTGACAAACTACATGACCGACAGTATGAACTGTACCTATCGGTGTACGCGCTTTCAAAAGTATGCCTTCTTCGCCAACGTTGACGACTGGGACTTGCCACTTAGCATTTTTCTTGGCTACAGTCTGAGCTACAAGAAATCTACCATGGCTACCACGTAGGGGCTCTATGACCAACTCATCCCCTAAGTTTGTTTTTGGAACTGACACGTTCACCTGCATAACTGACCTAGCTGGCAGAAAGACATCACAAGAAAGTTTTGCTATCCCCACACAAGACTCTGACTGATCTCTCCTTTTTGGACAGTTTATTTCTACCTTATCCAGCTCTCCTATCACGTTCATGCCAATTAAGACATCAGGTTCCAACTTTCCAGCTTTGACTAGAACACCACGTGACTCTACAACCTGCCCACCTATTTCGACATCCAGTACCACATATCCTATGTAAGGAATATCCAGACCGTTGGCCCCAACCAAACGTACCATACGTTCGCGAACCAAATCAAGGTGGCTAAAATGCTTCTGAAAAACGTTTTCACTCATTATCGACACCTGTGATCCTGTGTCCAATAAACAGTTAAACTCTTTCCCTTCTAGCTTAGCCTTCACCTCAGGTTTCCCACCAACTGACTGTTGCCAAAATGAGCCTGTAGAGCCACGGAAGTCGGGCGTATGGCTCTCTACATCCGACTTTCCCTGTTTAAAGCCTCCCCTCTCATCTCAGTCTCGACCTGAACTTCTGATTTTCTACCCCCTGGTTTGTTTTTTGGGCAACTTCCCTGCATATGCCCTGGCTGTTTACATTTGAAACAAATGGGCTGTCCGCTATCGGTCCAACGGAACTTAGTTTGTCCACGTCCACGGCTGCGTTCGTCGACATCACCACCCCCTATCCTCGAACTTTTTGCCTGCTCTTCCAGCATCTTTTTCAGCCTATGTATTTCTGCCTTCAAGGACTGAAACTCAGAGTCTGCCGAATCAGTTGCTGCCATGTGACTGCTTACTCTAGGCCTGCCCTTGCCCTTGTGTAGAGACTCCCACTCTAACGCTCGAACGCGTAACTTGGCATAATCAAGTTGTCTGTCCCTCCTCAGGCAACGCAGCTCCCAAACcaagtttttgtcttgcagTCCCTCAATAAACTGATCATTCAGTACTTCTTGTGAACTAACCGGCCTTCCTGccgacttttctttcttttggagATCAGAAAACAAGTCTGACAAAGCACATGAATACTCCCTAATTCCCTCCTGCGGACCCTGTACTCTACTGGCAAATGACCTAGTAATCTCTGGCAACGTCCTGTCATCCCCAAATGCTGCTCTCAACACTGAAAACAACACAATGAGACTCTCTATGTTCTGACCACAAGAACGCACTTCCCTCCTTGCCGCCCCTTCTAGATGCTCTAGCACAAACTGCACAGAATCTTCCTCTCTAGGAATTGCTCTAGATACACTGGATATGAATTCGTCCACAGTGTAAGCTGAATCTTCCCCAGAGAACCTGCGCACCTTCCTTGGAGTCGGCACAATAACCGTGAGATTCGGTGAAGTGGAAGAAGCTGGGCTGAAAAACCTACCCCTCCCCAGACCTCGCATGGTTAACATTTCAGGGCGATCACGGTGAAAAGATACTGTGGGGGTGCTCCTGGGACTACCACCCACTGCCTCTTCCATCTCACCGTCGCTCATGgtgaacaataaaacaaaaatatcacacaAGTGACACTATTCTGctcacatgtatacaaaatgcTTGAACATAAACACAGCACACAAAATGAGGCAAATATGCAGTAATGCTCACTAGACCCACAAGTCCACGAATTCAGCAAAATGTCACTACCGGGTCAGTAGCAAGACATGATAAAGCAGATATACAGAACGTACACGGTATCAGGACGCCTGTTCCGCATCAGCCACTGTTCCTCTGTGGAAGATATTTAAAAATTCCACTCACCATTGGCCGTCGATACGTTCCACTAAATGTCCTTTCACATTACTGGCAcgtgcagaaacaaacacagtcaCCACAGATCCTCGGAAATTGACGGTGTTAAAGTCGTCCACTCCCTGGGGTTGGTCGATAGTCGAGCTGGAGTCTCTCCTCCAAAGTCCGTCCATCACCGGGTCGTTCCAGGTTGGTGACGGTGGTTCCAGGTTGGTGACGGTGTGTAGCCTCGTTTGAAAGAGGCCTGGATTTTTgtaatgttttttgttgtttgttgttgttgttgttgttgttgatgacgttgttgttgttgctgttggctCGTGATAGTCTAGATTTAATTCATTTCGACTTTTCTTTCACTCAGTTCATTTCGACTTTTCTTTCACTCAgttttgaaaacaaaataagTAACTGTCTCTGAATAAAATTATATTGTTACAGAAACATAATAGTCTTCACAAAAGGCAAAACATTTTTCCAAATGACACAAATGAGAGATGTTAAACGTTGATACGAAATACAACGCCCTTTTTCTCTACTCTGCCTATCTCAGACTTAACGTCCTAGTCCGAGAATTAGTTTGTGAGTGTCTTCTGGgaagctctctctctgtgtccccccGAAGCTCTCTTCTAACATATCTAAAACCGCCCATTATATTGTCAAACAAAATGTTCATCGAAAGTTCTAGAATGCAAATAGCGAAATCAAATTAACTCTTACCTAACCAAAATCTATTTGtcacttaaaacacacacttttctttTACGATAACTATACCATTTTACACTACAAAACTTAATTAAAATATTCTTTATAAACTACATTAAACACTAATCTATAAACTAATAAATCAAATATATTATTTATTACACAAAACCTCGTATTTATGTTATATATTTTAAAACAAACTTATTACTAAAACTATAGGATAAATGGGTTAATGAATTTGGAACAGTGCCAAGGTCGACTGGCTACTGCGTGTGACGCTTGCCAAAGTGATGGGGGACTGTCGATAGATACCTGTCTAAAGCCAAGATAAACTAAACTTTCAAACCACGGTCTACACTAACCTAACCTGGCGGTGACATGTTGTTTACGAGTCAAAACTAATATTTTATGCAATTTCACAAATGTTTGGCAGCGATCAAAATACCAGTCACCTATGCACCACACATGCGTGTTTTCAATACAAATATCTATAAACAGGCACATTACATTATGTACCAATATCTATCTACTCTTATAACAACttaaaataataatatttaATTTCTACATCTAACCTAAACTTTTATCTTCTAAACTATTATTCTACCTTTTACTACATTaacaaaaatataaacaaaacaaccacaTTTAAAATATAACTCCTATCATAAGAATCTATTTTAAACTTTCCTCAAAGCAAAGGCACATTAAATTGTAATTAAAGATTTAATATTTAAAATAAGTATTTTTATTCTGAACAGCGCTGGGATGTTTTCCAGCACTGTTACAGGTGGTTCCAGGTTGGTGACGGGTGGTTCCAGGTTGGTGACGGGTGGTTCCAGGTTGGTGACGGGTGGTTCCAGGTTGGTGACGGGTGGGACAGCGTGTATACCTAAACTACTACTACTGTACTACTTTCTATTCTCAAAATATGTGTCCACTTATCTATCTGTCGGGCGACGCCAAAATGTGGTGGAGCGCATGCGGGTGTTGCAATTACAAaaaagcgagagggagagagtacacaaacaataaaaagtttgaatacattgaatgatgttctctgtcctctttattgcataacactcacgcacacaatcaccaagcatttaaaataaaagttaaaaataaggttcgtcagactaatgctacttttcaataaacattttcaacacttagtctgaaaaaggtggaaacACATACTCCGCACTCAACTCAGAAGTAGCTTGAGGCAAATCTCTACACTGACGAAAAAAGTTCTGTTGCCACAACACTATAAAGTCACTGGTGTAACGTGTGCTCTAAAACACGCTATtaaacacggtagtaaaacactaCCTAGAACTAACACGCTAGTACTAAACACACACTATGCTaaaacacggtagtaaaacacgctatgctatacataCACGGTGGTAAAGCACGCTATGGTATACatgcacggtagtaaaacacgctatgctatacctacacggtagtaaaacacgctatgctatacataCACGGTGGTAAAACACGCTATGGTATACatgcacggtagtaaaacacgctatgctataccTACACGGTGGTAAAACACGCTATGGTATACatgcacggtagtaaaacacgctatgctatacctacacggtagtaaaacacgctatgccatacatacacggtagtaaaacacgctatgctatacacCGTAGTAAAACATACACTTTGCTAAACATACACGCTATCAGAAACGCTGTAgtaaaacatacacatacactatacacgctatcccaccaagagtccgctcggctgggaaaacaaaaagtaaaagcaaAGTCAGTAATCACCGAAACGACAATTCATATCAAAGTATCATCTCACACAGTCATCATAACCGGAAACACAGTTACAATTTCAAGTTCCAGTATTTCATCATGGATGTTTGGTTTTCTCAATCTTATCGTTGGCCCTCTCTTCTGTTGTTTATTACACATCATTTTATTACAGCTGTCAATTTCCAGAGAAAACAACAGACCATTTAGCCAAATCCAATATTGGTCCGAGAGGGGACCAACTTTCTGTGCTTGCTGAGATCTAATTCCACACATTCACATGACTAAAGAACAATCAAATTATTGTGCCAATTCCAAAGAAGATGTACCGATAACAAAAGGTCTATTCTCACCTGGTCTACATCATCTCTGGACACGAAACACTCCCTGGTTCACAACAGCATTCGGTTCCAGGACATACAGCCAACACACACTCCATCACTCCAattggtacacaccaacacacactttttcacTTTACAAATGCATCACAAATTTATGCATAGTTCATCCCAAGGCCGGCAAGGCTTGACATGTTCTTTCTCTGTCAGTCCAGGCCACAAGTGCGCGTTTGTTTCAACTTTGGCCGAGTTCATTAcaacttttactcattttagtcaggaaaaggggaagggggaagagggtcctatatgacgctgcttgattatgcgtcgccaccccaaacattcttttatcaatacgatctaaactaatttaacttattaagaacaaaactaagcattccccattcaggaatactcaaacaaatgcatagtctgtgtgttttcattcaaacCGAACACGCAGACGTAACCGATAGACACAAGCTGACACCCCTGTCTGTGAAATGACGAAACCCTAAAACCTACGTCATACCTACGTCATACCTACGATAACAGCCTACGACGCAATACAGGCGCTAGAAATTATAATtctattgacacagtcacacaatgtcaatacagatttctctcactcaccacatatatatgagttgttcttcagtactggtgacagaaagggggaaaagtggtcaaaattcaaatctctagttttgtttttgaaatattgcttttcataaagcagaaatactgtagtatctgttgtatataagaaaaaatcactggttcacatggttcctaaagctggttcttgtgtgtctgtgtgtatgtttgtatgatgacgataggacccgaaacggctgcacggactgagacaggaattgcagagaatgttctttgccactcgagtcgtgtcataaggtacttttggaatagcaaatttgaaaggattcttcaaaaaaacggcggaaaacattatataccctgtgagctatcgaggatcctccccgtctgggctgtcgaaacatggtcttgttaaaagacgttttcaaatgcggttaacggggagatacactcgaagcacatttagcgaagttatgttgccaaatcatcaaagatcaacatttcactacacggatcgatgcacacagtcgaaatagatgtgactttcacacgaccgaagactacttactagcagactagcagacgacaagatctaaatatttagatcagtgagagcaatccgttgaagaacagttactccgcttattcgtcttcagttaagcttatttcccctgccataagtttccttgcagatctgcagtcgcgtagtgaaatgaactagtgtcatcggaagattcttctcagtcaatgatcaaagcacagtaagttctatgctgacaaaagtcactttcggacaacacgacgattgacttaatttatgagcccaaaggtaacaatatcgacaagaatgtacgcatttgatattaaatgaaacattcatagacagtttccaactcaccagatctgccaaagagccgtcatttgtgaaaaaaaacgatgattttaatcagacaggtatcggaaacaagtcttggtcacctgcgttattccttccgaggcgacgtgacggcgccacatttgtttgtttatagctgtttat of the Littorina saxatilis isolate snail1 linkage group LG14, US_GU_Lsax_2.0, whole genome shotgun sequence genome contains:
- the LOC138947030 gene encoding uncharacterized protein, whose translation is MSDGEMEEAVGGSPRSTPTVSFHRDRPEMLTMRGLGRGRFFSPASSTSPNLTVIVPTPRKVRRFSGEDSAYTVDEFISSVSRAIPREEDSVQFVLEHLEGAARREVRSCGQNIESLIVLFSVLRAAFGDDRTLPEITRSFASRVQGPQEGIREYSCALSDLFSDLQKKEKSAGRPVSSQEVLNDQFIEGLQDKNLVWELRCLRRDRQLDYAKLRVRALEWESLHKGKGRPRVSSHMAATDSADSEFQSLKAEIHRLKKMLEEQAKSSRIGGGDVDERSRGRGQTKFRWTDSGQPICFKCKQPGHMQGSCPKNKPGGRKSEVQVETEMRGEALNRESRM